One stretch of Punica granatum isolate Tunisia-2019 chromosome 5, ASM765513v2, whole genome shotgun sequence DNA includes these proteins:
- the LOC116209645 gene encoding very-long-chain aldehyde decarbonylase CER1-like isoform X1, whose translation MASRPGILTEWPWAPLGSFKYLILGPWAVHATYQFLTKGPGERDVGYFLIFPYLLFRMLHNQIWISLSRYRTAKGRKLILDKGIEFEQVDRESNWDDQILLNGILFYVGLKTIPGGAHLPFWRADGVIITALLHAGPVEFLYYWLHRALHHHFLYSRYHSHHHSSIVTEPITSVIHPFAEHIAYFLLFAIPLYTTLVLRTASIVSFSGYIAYIDFMNNMGHCNFEIIPKWLFTIFPPIKYLMYTPSFHSLHHTQFRTNYSLFMPIYDCVYGTMDKSTDATYETSVQKMEESPDVVHLTHLTNPESIYHTRLGFASLASQPQTSKSNWYLWLMWPFTVASVIFTRVCGHSFVLERNSFKQLNLQSWVVPRFNVQYLLKWRKEAINGLIEEAILDADKKGVRVLSLGLLNQGEELNGNGELYIKKHRKLRIKLVDGSSLAVAIVLKSIPKGTSQVLLCGKLNKVASALAKALCQSGVQLQVCAANENDLEKLKESVDSKFGRNLVHSTSYSPKLWIVGDGLTEEEQSKALPGTIFIPFSQLPPTKIRKDCFYHSTPAMTIPSTFKNMHSCENWLARRVMSAWRIAGIVHALEGWEGHECGGTIFDVEKAWEAALQHGFRPLMIPNAQVAFP comes from the exons ATGGCTTCCCGGCCAGGAATCCTCACTGAATGGCCATGGGCACCTCTTGGGAGCTTCAAG TACCTCATACTGGGGCCATGGGCGGTCCACGCCACGTACCAGTTTTTAACGAAAGGGCCAGGGGAGAGAGACGTCGGCTACTTCCTCATATTTCCCTACCTTCTATTTAGGATGCTTCACAATCAAATATGGATCTCCCTCTCACGTTACCGAACCGCCAAGGGGAGGAAGCTGATTCTCGACAAGGGCATTGAATTCGAGCAGGTCGATCGTGAAAGCAACTG GGATGACCAGATCTTGTTGAATGGGATCCTATTTTACGTAGGATTGAAGACGATCCCAGGTGGAGCCCACCTACCCTTTTGGAGGGCAGACGGTGTGATTATCACAGCTCTACTCCATGCTGGTCCCGTGGAGTTCCTCTACTACTGGCTTCACCGAGCATTGCACCACCACTTCCTTTACTCCCGCTACCATTCTCATCACCACTCTTCCATTGTCACTGAGCCCATCACTT CCGTGATCCATCCGTTTGCTGAGCATATAGCCTACTTCCTACTGTTTGCGATACCGCTATACACGACGCTGGTACTGAGGACGGCGTCCATAGTGTCCTTTTCGGGATACATAGCTTACATTGATTTCATGAACAACATGGGGCACTGCAACTTCGAGATCATCCCGAAGTGGCTCTTCACCATATTCCCTCCAATCAAGTACTTAATGTACACCCCCTC GTTTCACTCGCTACACCACACTCAGTTCAGGACGAATTACAGCCTCTTCATGCCAATCTATGACTGTGTCTACGGTACAATGGACAAGTCCACTGATGCTACGTACGAAACCTCGGTCCAGAAAATGGAAGAGTCGCCAGATGTTGTGCATTTAACCCACCTCACTAACCCCGAGTCTATATACCATACGCGACTGGGGTTCGCCTCCCTGGCTTCCCAGCCCCAGACCTCGAAGTCCAACTGGTACCTGTGGTTGATGTGGCCCTTCACAGTTGCATCTGTCATCTTCACTCGGGTTTGCGGCCACTCCTTTGTCCTAGAGAGGAATTCCTTTAAGCAACTCAACTTGCAGTCTTGGGTAGTGCCGAGATTCAATGTACAA TATCTATTAAAGTGGAGAAAGGAAGCTATAAATGGGCTAATAGAAGAGGCCATACTTGACGCAGACAAGAAAGGAGTTCGGGTTCTTAGCTTAGGGCTTCTTAACCAG GGGGAGGAGCTAAATGGAAATGGGGAGTTGTACATCAAAAAGCACAGAAAATTGAGGATTAAGTTAGTGGATGGGAGTAGTTTGGCCGTAGCGATTGTGCTTAAAAGCATCCCCAAAGGAACGAGCCAAGTGCTCCTCTGCGGAAAATTAAACAAGGTCGCCTCTGCCTTAGCCAAAGCTCTATGCCAAAGTGGAGTTCAG TTACAGGTATGTGCAGCTAACGAGAATGACCTTGAGAAGCTTAAGGAGAGTGTTGATAGTAAATTTGGACGCAACTTGGTCCACTCAACCTCTTATTCTCCTAAG CTTTGGATAGTCGGAGATGGATTGACCGAAGAAGAACAATCAAAGGCATTGCCAGGGACAATATTCATACCGTTTTCACAGTTACCACCAACAAAAATCCGCAAAGATTGCTTCTACCATAGCACTCCTGCAATGACCATTCCTTCAACCTTCAAAAACATGCATTCTTGCGAG AACTGGTTAGCAAGAAGAGTGATGAGCGCTTGGCGCATAGCGGGGATCGTTCATGCGCTAGAAGGATGGGAAGGACATGAATGTGGGGGGACCATCTTCGATGTAGAGAAGGCGTGGGAAGCGGCTCTTCAACATGGGTTCCGTCCTCTTATGATTCCGAACGCTCAAGTAGCTTTCCCCTAA
- the LOC116209645 gene encoding very-long-chain aldehyde decarbonylase CER1-like isoform X2 encodes MASRPGILTEWPWAPLGSFKYLILGPWAVHATYQFLTKGPGERDVGYFLIFPYLLFRMLHNQIWISLSRYRTAKGRKLILDKGIEFEQVDRESNWDDQILLNGILFYVGLKTIPGGAHLPFWRADGVIITALLHAGPVEFLYYWLHRALHHHFLYSRYHSHHHSSIVTEPITSVIHPFAEHIAYFLLFAIPLYTTLVLRTASIVSFSGYIAYIDFMNNMGHCNFEIIPKWLFTIFPPIKYLMYTPSFHSLHHTQFRTNYSLFMPIYDCVYGTMDKSTDATYETSVQKMEESPDVVHLTHLTNPESIYHTRLGFASLASQPQTSKSNWYLWLMWPFTVASVIFTRVCGHSFVLERNSFKQLNLQSWVVPRFNVQYLLKWRKEAINGLIEEAILDADKKGVRVLSLGLLNQGEELNGNGELYIKKHRKLRIKLVDGSSLAVAIVLKSIPKGTSQVLLCGKLNKVASALAKALCQSGVQVCAANENDLEKLKESVDSKFGRNLVHSTSYSPKLWIVGDGLTEEEQSKALPGTIFIPFSQLPPTKIRKDCFYHSTPAMTIPSTFKNMHSCENWLARRVMSAWRIAGIVHALEGWEGHECGGTIFDVEKAWEAALQHGFRPLMIPNAQVAFP; translated from the exons ATGGCTTCCCGGCCAGGAATCCTCACTGAATGGCCATGGGCACCTCTTGGGAGCTTCAAG TACCTCATACTGGGGCCATGGGCGGTCCACGCCACGTACCAGTTTTTAACGAAAGGGCCAGGGGAGAGAGACGTCGGCTACTTCCTCATATTTCCCTACCTTCTATTTAGGATGCTTCACAATCAAATATGGATCTCCCTCTCACGTTACCGAACCGCCAAGGGGAGGAAGCTGATTCTCGACAAGGGCATTGAATTCGAGCAGGTCGATCGTGAAAGCAACTG GGATGACCAGATCTTGTTGAATGGGATCCTATTTTACGTAGGATTGAAGACGATCCCAGGTGGAGCCCACCTACCCTTTTGGAGGGCAGACGGTGTGATTATCACAGCTCTACTCCATGCTGGTCCCGTGGAGTTCCTCTACTACTGGCTTCACCGAGCATTGCACCACCACTTCCTTTACTCCCGCTACCATTCTCATCACCACTCTTCCATTGTCACTGAGCCCATCACTT CCGTGATCCATCCGTTTGCTGAGCATATAGCCTACTTCCTACTGTTTGCGATACCGCTATACACGACGCTGGTACTGAGGACGGCGTCCATAGTGTCCTTTTCGGGATACATAGCTTACATTGATTTCATGAACAACATGGGGCACTGCAACTTCGAGATCATCCCGAAGTGGCTCTTCACCATATTCCCTCCAATCAAGTACTTAATGTACACCCCCTC GTTTCACTCGCTACACCACACTCAGTTCAGGACGAATTACAGCCTCTTCATGCCAATCTATGACTGTGTCTACGGTACAATGGACAAGTCCACTGATGCTACGTACGAAACCTCGGTCCAGAAAATGGAAGAGTCGCCAGATGTTGTGCATTTAACCCACCTCACTAACCCCGAGTCTATATACCATACGCGACTGGGGTTCGCCTCCCTGGCTTCCCAGCCCCAGACCTCGAAGTCCAACTGGTACCTGTGGTTGATGTGGCCCTTCACAGTTGCATCTGTCATCTTCACTCGGGTTTGCGGCCACTCCTTTGTCCTAGAGAGGAATTCCTTTAAGCAACTCAACTTGCAGTCTTGGGTAGTGCCGAGATTCAATGTACAA TATCTATTAAAGTGGAGAAAGGAAGCTATAAATGGGCTAATAGAAGAGGCCATACTTGACGCAGACAAGAAAGGAGTTCGGGTTCTTAGCTTAGGGCTTCTTAACCAG GGGGAGGAGCTAAATGGAAATGGGGAGTTGTACATCAAAAAGCACAGAAAATTGAGGATTAAGTTAGTGGATGGGAGTAGTTTGGCCGTAGCGATTGTGCTTAAAAGCATCCCCAAAGGAACGAGCCAAGTGCTCCTCTGCGGAAAATTAAACAAGGTCGCCTCTGCCTTAGCCAAAGCTCTATGCCAAAGTGGAGTTCAG GTATGTGCAGCTAACGAGAATGACCTTGAGAAGCTTAAGGAGAGTGTTGATAGTAAATTTGGACGCAACTTGGTCCACTCAACCTCTTATTCTCCTAAG CTTTGGATAGTCGGAGATGGATTGACCGAAGAAGAACAATCAAAGGCATTGCCAGGGACAATATTCATACCGTTTTCACAGTTACCACCAACAAAAATCCGCAAAGATTGCTTCTACCATAGCACTCCTGCAATGACCATTCCTTCAACCTTCAAAAACATGCATTCTTGCGAG AACTGGTTAGCAAGAAGAGTGATGAGCGCTTGGCGCATAGCGGGGATCGTTCATGCGCTAGAAGGATGGGAAGGACATGAATGTGGGGGGACCATCTTCGATGTAGAGAAGGCGTGGGAAGCGGCTCTTCAACATGGGTTCCGTCCTCTTATGATTCCGAACGCTCAAGTAGCTTTCCCCTAA